The following coding sequences are from one Triticum aestivum cultivar Chinese Spring chromosome 5A, IWGSC CS RefSeq v2.1, whole genome shotgun sequence window:
- the LOC123104306 gene encoding uncharacterized membrane protein YjcL codes for MAAATATAAFVVVRPRSRDSASHASSLSTAVAGTRTTLVHHRGHAARRRLPLSRARALLPHGLPLVLVSDHWGNWTVLLSAAALGVWSEKSTRAGKALSGALVSVLLGLAATTAGLVAADAPAYRVVLEYLLPLAVPLLLFRADLRRVVRSAGALLLAFLLGSVATTVGTVVAFALVPMRSLGPDNWKIAAALMSRHIGGAVNYVAVAEALQVTPSVLAADNVICALYFTTLFALAAKIPAEETVHSKEGVNASGEPTPAAGGGDRLPVLESATALAVSFAICRAGKHMTALLGVQGGSLPCITAIAVALATLFPSHVGKLAPAGEAMAVILMQIAVHLLVILGAGKLLGLEEKLLLIASSHRLRHGHQQGLELPGRPRDPRRHIWHRHRHLPRRRFRHVCPQAHVTQCTCT; via the exons ATGGCCGCCgcgacggcgacggcagccttCGTGGTCGTGCGCCCACGCAGCCGAGACTCAGCTAGCCACGCCTCTTCTCTCTCAACCGCCGTCGCCGGCACCCGCACTACTCTTGTCCACCACCGCGGCCACGCTGCACGCCGGCGCCTCCCGCTCTCTCGAGCCCGAGCTCTGCTGCCCCACGGCCTCCCCCTGGTCCTGGTCTCCGACCACTGGGGCAACTGGACGGTCCTCCTGTCCGCGGCCGCGCTGGGCGTCTGGTCCGAGAAAAGCACCCGCGCCGGCAAGGCGCTGAGCGGCGCGCTGGTGAGCGTGCTGCTCGGCCTCGCCGCCACCACGGCCgggctcgtcgccgccgacgcccccgCCTACCGCGTGGTGCTGGAGTACCTGCTCCCGCTGGCCGTGCCGCTGCTCCTCTTCCGCGCCGACCTCCGCCGCGTTGTCCGctccgccggcgccctcctcctcgcATTCCTCCTCGGATCTG TGGCGACGACGGTGGGCACGGTGGTGGCGTTCGCGCTGGTGCCGATGCGGTCGCTGGGGCCGGACAACTGGAAGATCGCGGCGGCCCTCATGAGCCGGCACATCGGAGGAGCCGTCAACTACGTGGCCGTCGCGGAGGCCCTGCAGGTGACCCCGTCGGTGCTGGCCGCCGACAACGTCATCTGCGCGCTCTACTTCACCACGCTATTCGCGCTGGCCGCCAAGATCCCCGCTGAAGAGACGGTGCATTCCAAAGAGGGAGTCAACGCCAGCGGCGAGCCCACtccggctgccggcggcggcgacagGCTGCCGGTCCTGGAGAGCGCGACGGCGCTGGCCGTGTCGTTCGCGATATGCAGAGCAGGCAAGCACATGACGGCCCTGCTGGGCGTACAGGGCGGCAGCCTCCCCTGCATCACAGCAATCGCGGTGGCGCTGGCGACACTGTTCCCCTCGCACGTCGGCAAGCTCGCCCCCGCCGGCGAGGCCATGGCCGTGATCCTGATGCAG ATCGCCGTGCACCTGCTGGTGATCTTGGGCGCTGGGAAGCTGCTGGGGTTGGAGGAGAAGCTGCTGCTCATCGCGTCCAGCCACCGCCTGCGGCATGGCCACCAGCAAGGGCTGGAGCTCCCTGGTCGTCCCCGGGATCCTCGCCGGCATATTTGGCATCGCCATCGCCACCTTCCTCGGCGTCGGTTTCGGCATGTTTGTCCTCAAGCACATGTGACGCAATGCACCTGCACTTGA